In the genome of Gordonia rubripertincta, one region contains:
- a CDS encoding dTDP-4-dehydrorhamnose 3,5-epimerase family protein, which produces MKVRPLTIDGAWELTPVQHGDARGLFAEAFKGDLLAEVIGHRFDLAQVNLSVSAAGVLRGVHFADVPPGQAKYVTCASGAILDVIVDIRVGSPTFGTYDTVLLDDVDRRAVYLSEGLGHAFCALADNSTVTYLCSTGYNPSGEHGINPLDPELGIEWPTHARDGSPLEYELSEKDTAAPGLTEAREAGLLPDYDDVMAFLQGLAAEQ; this is translated from the coding sequence ATGAAGGTGCGACCGCTCACGATCGACGGCGCGTGGGAACTCACACCGGTCCAGCACGGCGATGCACGCGGCCTGTTCGCCGAGGCGTTCAAAGGTGACCTGCTCGCCGAGGTGATCGGCCACCGCTTCGACCTCGCGCAGGTCAACCTGTCGGTGTCCGCGGCGGGTGTGCTGCGCGGTGTGCACTTCGCCGATGTGCCTCCGGGACAGGCGAAGTACGTCACCTGTGCGTCGGGCGCCATCCTCGACGTCATCGTCGACATCCGCGTGGGGTCCCCGACCTTCGGCACCTACGACACCGTCCTGCTCGACGATGTCGACCGCCGTGCTGTTTATCTGTCGGAAGGGCTCGGACATGCGTTCTGCGCGCTGGCCGACAACTCGACCGTCACCTACCTCTGCTCCACCGGTTACAACCCGTCGGGCGAACACGGCATCAACCCGCTCGACCCCGAGTTGGGGATCGAATGGCCGACGCACGCCCGCGACGGATCGCCGCTGGAGTACGAACTGTCCGAGAAGGACACCGCCGCACCCGGTCTCACCGAGGCGCGCGAGGCCGGACTGCTGCCGGACTACGACGACGTGATGGCGTTCCTGCAGGGCCTAGCCGCGGAACAGTAA
- the rfbB gene encoding dTDP-glucose 4,6-dehydratase: MRVLVTGGAGFIGANFVLRTLATRPDVTIRVLDKLTYAANPETLAPVADRVELIEGDIADAALVHRLVGEADLVVHFAAESHNDNSLADPSAFVHTNLVGTYTLLEAVRAHQVRYHHISTDEVYGDLDLDDPARFTEATAYNPSSPYSSTKAGSDLLVRAWVRSFGVAATISNCSNNYGPYQHIEKFIPRQITNVLSGVRPKLYGDGRNVRDWIHVDDHNDAVWTIIDKGRIGETYLIGADGEVDNRTVVETILELLGRPADAFDFVTDRPGHDRRYAIDSTRLRTELGWTPNYVDFRAGLAATIDWYRDNTDWWQPAKDAVEQKYAATERVTG, encoded by the coding sequence GTGCGTGTTCTCGTGACCGGTGGTGCCGGTTTCATCGGCGCCAACTTCGTGCTGCGCACCCTGGCCACCCGCCCCGACGTGACGATCCGGGTACTGGACAAACTCACCTACGCCGCCAACCCCGAGACCCTGGCCCCGGTCGCCGACCGCGTCGAACTCATCGAAGGCGACATCGCCGACGCCGCCCTGGTCCACAGGCTGGTGGGCGAGGCCGATCTGGTGGTGCATTTCGCCGCCGAATCCCACAACGACAACTCCCTGGCCGACCCGTCGGCCTTCGTACACACCAACCTCGTGGGCACCTACACCCTGCTCGAAGCCGTGCGCGCCCACCAGGTGCGCTACCACCACATCAGCACCGACGAGGTCTACGGCGACCTCGACCTCGACGACCCCGCCCGCTTCACCGAAGCCACCGCCTACAACCCGTCGAGCCCCTACTCCTCGACCAAAGCCGGCTCCGACCTGCTCGTGCGCGCCTGGGTACGCTCCTTCGGCGTCGCCGCGACCATCTCCAACTGCTCCAACAACTACGGCCCGTACCAACACATCGAGAAATTCATCCCCCGCCAGATCACCAACGTGCTCTCCGGGGTACGTCCCAAGCTCTACGGCGACGGCCGCAACGTGCGCGACTGGATCCACGTCGACGACCACAACGACGCCGTGTGGACCATCATCGACAAAGGTCGGATCGGCGAAACCTATCTGATCGGCGCCGACGGCGAGGTCGACAACCGCACCGTCGTCGAAACCATCCTCGAACTCCTCGGCCGGCCGGCCGATGCGTTCGACTTCGTCACCGACCGCCCTGGCCACGACCGCCGCTACGCCATCGACTCCACCCGCCTACGCACCGAACTCGGCTGGACCCCCAACTACGTCGACTTCCGCGCCGGCCTGGCCGCCACCATCGACTGGTACCGCGACAACACCGACTGGTGGCAGCCCGCCAAGGACGCCGTCGAACAGAAGTACGCCGCCACCGAACGCGTCACCGGCTGA
- the rfbA gene encoding glucose-1-phosphate thymidylyltransferase RfbA has product MRGIILAGGTGTRLHPITQGVSKQLVPVYDKPMIYYPLSTLMLAGIRDILIITTPHDAPAFQGLLGNGDQFGINLTYKTQPSPDGLAQAFTLGADHVGDDSVALVLGDNIFYGPGLGSQLQGFENVDGGAVFAYWVSNPEAYGVVDFDANGTAISLEEKPTQPKSNFAVPGLYFYDNEVVEIARGLKPSARGEYEITDINAHYLERGKLSVTVLPRGTAWLDTGTFDSLLDAGNFVRTVEQRQGLKIAVPEEIAWRRGFLDDDGLRSRAEKLCKSGYGDYLLELLRRGKGF; this is encoded by the coding sequence ATGCGAGGGATCATTCTGGCCGGTGGCACGGGCACGCGCCTGCATCCGATCACGCAAGGTGTCAGCAAGCAGCTCGTCCCGGTCTACGACAAGCCGATGATCTACTACCCGCTCTCCACGCTGATGCTCGCCGGCATCCGCGACATCCTCATCATCACCACCCCGCACGACGCCCCGGCCTTCCAAGGACTGCTCGGCAACGGTGATCAGTTCGGGATCAACCTCACCTACAAGACCCAACCCTCGCCCGACGGCCTCGCGCAGGCGTTCACGCTCGGCGCCGACCACGTCGGCGACGATTCGGTGGCACTCGTGCTGGGCGACAACATCTTCTACGGCCCCGGCCTCGGTAGTCAGTTGCAGGGATTCGAGAACGTCGACGGCGGTGCGGTCTTCGCCTACTGGGTGTCGAACCCGGAGGCCTACGGTGTCGTCGACTTCGACGCGAACGGCACCGCGATCTCGCTGGAAGAGAAGCCGACACAACCGAAGTCGAACTTCGCGGTTCCCGGCCTGTACTTCTACGACAACGAGGTGGTCGAGATCGCCCGCGGCCTGAAGCCCAGTGCCCGCGGAGAGTACGAGATCACCGACATCAACGCCCACTACCTCGAACGCGGCAAACTGTCGGTGACGGTCCTGCCGCGCGGCACCGCCTGGCTCGACACCGGCACCTTCGACAGCCTTCTCGACGCCGGCAACTTCGTGCGCACCGTCGAACAACGTCAAGGTCTCAAGATCGCTGTGCCGGAAGAGATCGCGTGGCGTCGCGGATTCCTCGACGACGACGGACTCCGGTCCCGCGCGGAGAAGCTGTGCAAGTCCGGCTACGGTGACTACCTGCTCGAACTCCTCCGGCGAGGCAAGGGGTTTTGA
- a CDS encoding glycosyltransferase family 2 protein: MAEPITNADVWLVVPVFNEGQVIREVAAKARETFPNIVCVDDGSSDNSAEEIKAAGVHLVRHPVNLGQGAAIQTGVEYARKQPGARFFVTFDADGQHQVDDVSAMVARLRTEPVDIIVGTRFAEGRSESVPLLRRMALRTIVFLSPRTRRLGLSDAHNGLRVFNKKVADDLDLLMSGMSHASEFIALIDHHKWRVAEQPVTILYTEYSRAKGQSLINGVNIVADGLFHTRMRK, encoded by the coding sequence ATGGCCGAACCCATCACCAACGCCGACGTGTGGCTGGTGGTACCCGTCTTCAACGAAGGGCAGGTGATCCGGGAGGTCGCGGCCAAGGCACGCGAGACCTTCCCCAACATCGTCTGCGTCGACGACGGCTCGTCGGACAACTCGGCCGAGGAGATCAAGGCCGCCGGTGTCCATTTGGTGCGGCATCCGGTGAACCTCGGACAGGGCGCCGCCATCCAGACCGGCGTCGAATATGCGCGCAAGCAGCCCGGCGCCCGATTCTTCGTCACCTTCGACGCCGACGGCCAGCATCAGGTCGACGACGTGTCGGCGATGGTCGCACGTCTGCGGACCGAACCGGTCGACATCATCGTCGGCACCCGGTTCGCCGAGGGCCGCAGCGAGTCCGTCCCGCTGTTGCGGCGGATGGCCCTGCGCACCATCGTCTTCCTGAGCCCGCGCACGCGCCGGCTCGGTCTGTCCGACGCGCACAACGGACTTCGCGTCTTCAACAAGAAGGTCGCCGACGACCTCGACCTCCTCATGAGCGGGATGAGTCACGCATCGGAGTTCATCGCGCTCATCGACCACCACAAATGGCGGGTCGCCGAGCAACCGGTCACGATCCTCTACACCGAATACTCACGCGCGAAGGGACAGTCGCTGATCAACGGGGTCAACATCGTCGCCGACGGCCTGTTCCACACCCGGATGAGGAAGTGA
- a CDS encoding DoxX family protein, whose amino-acid sequence MSGFGSVAQFLARLILGIIFIAHGWQKLVTQGMDATKVAFGPAGMDVPYPDLAAYYATWVELVGGILLILGLLLPIVATLLIADMIGAIVFVHWDAGFWNADGGYEWPLALIAGLLAVGFTSAGRAAADSYIMRRRRRTDVV is encoded by the coding sequence ATGAGCGGATTCGGCAGTGTCGCGCAGTTTCTCGCGCGACTGATACTCGGCATCATCTTCATCGCCCACGGCTGGCAGAAGCTGGTGACGCAGGGGATGGATGCCACCAAGGTGGCCTTCGGTCCCGCCGGCATGGACGTGCCGTACCCCGATCTCGCCGCGTACTACGCGACGTGGGTGGAACTGGTCGGCGGCATCCTGCTGATCCTCGGCCTGTTGCTGCCCATCGTGGCCACGCTGCTGATCGCGGACATGATCGGCGCGATCGTGTTCGTGCACTGGGATGCGGGATTCTGGAACGCCGACGGCGGATACGAATGGCCGCTGGCACTGATCGCCGGGCTCCTGGCGGTCGGCTTCACCTCGGCGGGACGAGCGGCCGCGGACAGCTACATAATGCGACGGCGGCGTCGAACCGACGTCGTGTGA
- a CDS encoding M1 family metallopeptidase, giving the protein MPGKSGLGSRGNTGQPVLGAPSDVLDPYLPDNGNLGFRISRYDLELEYKVASNRLEGTAILTATSLRELKRFTLDLAGSMSVQRVSVNAKRARYSHRRNKLTVTPDTPVPPGGAMTITVRYHGSPRPIRGPWGEVGWEELTDGSLCANQPNGAASWFPCDDHPSAKAPYRISITTDSPYHALANGVLESKRVRAAQTTWVYQQVEPMPTYLASIQIGQYKQISLASKPFPVTGLIPSRLEENFGIDFGPQMDMISAFIEMFGPYPFPQYTVVVTDDELEIPIEAQSFSTFGANHCDGSRDADRLIAHELAHQWFGNSVTASRWRDIWLHEGFACYAEWLWSQRSGGRSADEWARHYYEKLDAEPVKVPLADPTPRKMFDDWVYKRGALTLHALRLRIGDGDFFALLRRWTEKHRYGSVTTEDLMSLAANHSSEPLKDLWDAWLFTPELPPFPTPS; this is encoded by the coding sequence GTGCCGGGAAAGTCTGGCCTGGGGTCGCGAGGGAACACCGGGCAGCCCGTCCTGGGCGCACCGTCGGACGTCCTCGATCCGTATCTGCCGGACAACGGGAACCTCGGCTTCCGGATCTCCCGTTACGACCTCGAACTCGAGTACAAGGTCGCGAGCAATCGGCTCGAGGGCACCGCGATCCTGACCGCGACGTCCTTGCGGGAACTCAAGCGTTTCACCCTCGATCTCGCGGGCTCGATGTCCGTGCAGCGGGTCTCGGTCAACGCCAAGCGCGCCCGCTACAGCCATCGCCGCAACAAACTCACCGTCACCCCCGACACCCCGGTGCCACCCGGCGGGGCGATGACGATCACCGTCCGCTACCACGGCAGCCCCCGTCCGATCCGCGGCCCGTGGGGCGAGGTGGGCTGGGAGGAACTGACCGACGGCTCGCTGTGCGCCAACCAGCCCAACGGCGCGGCGTCGTGGTTCCCGTGCGACGACCATCCGAGCGCCAAAGCGCCATACCGGATCTCGATCACCACAGACAGCCCGTACCACGCGCTCGCCAACGGTGTGTTGGAGTCCAAGAGGGTCCGCGCCGCGCAGACCACCTGGGTGTACCAGCAGGTGGAGCCGATGCCCACCTATCTCGCGTCGATCCAGATCGGCCAGTACAAGCAGATCTCGTTGGCCAGCAAGCCCTTTCCGGTGACCGGTTTGATCCCGTCCCGTCTCGAGGAGAACTTCGGGATCGATTTCGGCCCGCAGATGGACATGATCTCAGCGTTCATCGAGATGTTCGGGCCTTATCCGTTCCCGCAGTACACCGTCGTCGTCACCGACGACGAACTCGAAATCCCCATCGAGGCACAGAGTTTCTCGACCTTCGGCGCCAATCACTGCGACGGCAGCCGCGACGCCGACCGCCTCATCGCCCACGAACTGGCCCATCAGTGGTTCGGCAACTCGGTGACCGCCTCACGCTGGCGCGACATCTGGCTGCACGAGGGATTCGCCTGCTACGCCGAGTGGCTGTGGAGCCAGCGGTCCGGTGGCCGAAGCGCCGACGAGTGGGCCCGCCACTACTACGAGAAGCTCGACGCCGAGCCGGTGAAAGTGCCCCTGGCCGATCCCACCCCGCGCAAGATGTTCGACGACTGGGTCTACAAGCGCGGCGCGCTGACGCTGCACGCCCTGCGCCTGCGGATCGGTGACGGTGACTTCTTCGCACTGCTACGCCGGTGGACCGAGAAACACCGCTACGGGTCGGTGACCACCGAGGACCTCATGTCGCTCGCCGCCAACCACTCGTCGGAGCCACTCAAGGACCTGTGGGACGCCTGGTTGTTCACCCCCGAGCTGCCGCCGTTCCCCACCCCGTCCTGA
- a CDS encoding MBL fold metallo-hydrolase, with translation MQPWTCVFCANEFAPDADLPEVCPICDDDRQWIPTSGQQWTRLDETAENALDAAEEEPGLIRLSLRPSVGIGQRGFLVATLNGNILWEPPGFIGPSLIGWLEEHGGVEAIAASHPHLYGASVSLSHRFGGVPVFYNDLDRRWLTRPDPVVEFWSGEAEVLGGVRLIQCGGHFPGSAVLHLPDAADGRGALLTGDTIKGVMQPGMVTFMRSYPNMIPLSPRLVHQIVDRVTALPFDRLYDAFGVVVSKDAREVVETSARRYIGWATDEIIDPDDPYAAR, from the coding sequence ATGCAGCCGTGGACGTGTGTTTTCTGCGCCAACGAGTTCGCGCCCGACGCGGACCTCCCCGAGGTCTGCCCGATCTGTGACGACGACCGGCAATGGATCCCGACGAGCGGGCAGCAGTGGACCCGGCTTGACGAGACCGCCGAGAACGCTCTCGATGCTGCCGAAGAGGAGCCGGGTCTCATCCGGCTGTCGCTGCGACCGTCGGTCGGCATCGGGCAACGAGGATTCCTGGTGGCCACCCTGAACGGCAACATCCTCTGGGAGCCGCCGGGGTTCATCGGTCCGTCCCTCATCGGCTGGCTGGAAGAGCACGGCGGTGTCGAGGCCATCGCCGCCAGCCACCCGCACCTCTACGGCGCCAGTGTCTCGCTCAGTCACCGGTTCGGCGGGGTCCCGGTTTTCTACAACGATCTCGATCGTCGATGGCTGACCCGGCCGGACCCCGTGGTCGAGTTCTGGTCCGGCGAAGCCGAGGTTCTCGGCGGAGTGCGACTCATCCAGTGCGGCGGCCACTTTCCCGGCAGCGCGGTGCTGCACCTACCGGACGCCGCCGATGGCCGGGGAGCGCTGCTGACCGGCGACACCATCAAAGGAGTCATGCAACCGGGAATGGTGACGTTCATGCGCAGCTATCCGAACATGATCCCGTTGTCGCCCAGGCTCGTTCACCAGATCGTCGACCGGGTCACGGCCCTGCCGTTCGACCGGCTGTACGACGCGTTCGGCGTCGTCGTGAGCAAGGACGCACGCGAGGTCGTCGAGACATCAGCCCGGCGCTACATCGGCTGGGCCACCGACGAGATCATCGATCCCGACGATCCGTACGCCGCTCGGTGA
- a CDS encoding MFS transporter, whose protein sequence is MIDNRNRFGWPAVFAAAWGGNEFTPLLVMYRQITDLSPVVVDALLFAYVLGIVPALLIGGPLSDRFGRRPLMLPAPVFAALGSVLLAAGSQSAALLTVGRICSGIALGLSMAVGGSWIKELSDRDGARAGAGAGRAAMSLTAGFGVGAGVAGVLAEWGPWPHVLPYLVNIAIAVCALALLTVVPETRFRSSTPGRLIDDLRIPAAGHRRFMFVVLPVAPWVFGAAASAYAIIPALMSARTSGAPIAFAALCCVLGLGAGFGIQSVGRRIDMPGSSRGVVVALTALVAGMLVAALAAHVLTVWLSLVAATLLGCGYGMALIAGLLEVQRIAGPDDLAGLTAVFYSVTYLGFAVPALLAWITETWTSITYTEMFLFGAIAALACLAVAMSGHTRHPPGDAAGGRRAADA, encoded by the coding sequence ATGATCGACAACCGCAACCGCTTCGGATGGCCCGCCGTCTTCGCGGCCGCGTGGGGCGGCAACGAGTTCACCCCGCTGCTGGTCATGTACCGGCAGATCACCGATCTGTCGCCGGTCGTCGTCGACGCCCTGCTGTTCGCCTACGTGCTCGGTATCGTTCCCGCCCTGCTGATCGGCGGGCCGCTGTCGGACCGGTTCGGTCGGCGGCCGCTCATGCTTCCGGCGCCGGTGTTCGCGGCGCTGGGCTCGGTATTGCTGGCCGCAGGATCTCAGTCGGCGGCCCTGCTGACCGTGGGACGCATCTGCAGTGGCATCGCACTCGGCTTGTCGATGGCGGTGGGCGGAAGCTGGATCAAGGAGCTGTCCGACCGCGACGGTGCACGGGCCGGAGCCGGCGCCGGTCGCGCGGCGATGAGCCTGACCGCAGGCTTCGGTGTCGGCGCAGGCGTCGCCGGTGTCCTCGCTGAGTGGGGTCCGTGGCCGCATGTGCTGCCGTACCTGGTGAACATCGCGATCGCGGTCTGCGCGCTCGCCCTCCTGACGGTCGTGCCGGAGACGCGCTTCCGCAGTTCGACGCCGGGCCGTCTGATCGACGACCTGCGCATCCCGGCTGCCGGTCACCGGCGGTTCATGTTCGTCGTCCTTCCGGTCGCGCCGTGGGTCTTCGGTGCCGCGGCGTCGGCGTACGCGATCATCCCGGCGCTGATGTCGGCACGGACCTCCGGAGCGCCGATCGCCTTCGCCGCCCTGTGCTGCGTCCTCGGACTCGGCGCCGGGTTCGGCATCCAGTCTGTGGGTCGCCGCATCGACATGCCGGGTAGCTCGCGGGGTGTCGTCGTCGCCCTCACGGCACTCGTCGCGGGCATGCTGGTCGCTGCTCTGGCCGCGCACGTGCTCACGGTCTGGCTGTCCCTGGTCGCCGCGACCCTGCTGGGCTGCGGCTACGGCATGGCGCTGATCGCCGGCCTCCTCGAGGTGCAGCGCATCGCCGGGCCCGACGACCTCGCCGGCCTGACCGCAGTCTTCTACAGCGTCACCTACCTGGGCTTCGCCGTCCCCGCGCTCCTGGCGTGGATCACCGAGACCTGGACCTCGATCACCTACACCGAGATGTTCCTGTTCGGTGCGATCGCCGCGCTCGCTTGCCTCGCGGTCGCCATGTCGGGACACACCAGGCATCCGCCCGGAGACGCGGCCGGTGGCCGTCGAGCTGCCGATGCGTGA
- a CDS encoding glycosyltransferase family 2 protein: MPIDVMMPFYGDVEQFREAVTSVLDQSDPDLRLVVVDDCYPDPTPREWLNSLNDARVRYVRNKTNLGVNGNFRRCVDLVTADWFVVMGCDDVMHADYLATVRTLAGHHPNASVIAPGVDVIDENGRTVRPLGDRMKNVLAPSRATVLTGERLATSLYHGNWTYFPSLLWRTAAVREVGFRPGLEIVLDLALLVDLAAADGSLVYDPEVVFSYRRHSASVSSVQAVDGRRFDEENRFFAGEAQRCAERDWPKAARAARLHATSRLNHLQARVGAGVGKLTRG, from the coding sequence GTGCCGATCGACGTGATGATGCCCTTCTACGGCGACGTCGAGCAGTTCCGCGAGGCGGTGACCAGCGTCCTCGACCAGAGCGACCCGGATCTGCGGCTCGTGGTGGTCGACGACTGCTACCCCGACCCGACGCCCCGCGAATGGCTCAACTCGCTGAACGATGCGCGCGTCCGCTACGTGCGCAACAAGACCAACCTCGGCGTCAACGGCAATTTCCGACGATGCGTCGACCTCGTGACCGCGGATTGGTTCGTCGTCATGGGTTGCGACGACGTGATGCACGCCGACTATCTCGCGACGGTCCGCACGCTGGCCGGACACCACCCGAATGCCTCGGTCATCGCGCCCGGCGTCGATGTCATCGACGAGAACGGCCGCACGGTTCGTCCGCTCGGGGATCGCATGAAGAACGTGCTGGCCCCCTCCCGCGCGACCGTGCTGACCGGCGAACGCCTCGCGACCAGCCTTTACCACGGCAACTGGACGTACTTCCCGTCGTTGCTGTGGCGGACCGCCGCGGTGCGTGAGGTGGGTTTCCGACCGGGGCTGGAGATCGTCCTCGACCTCGCGCTGCTCGTCGATCTCGCTGCCGCAGACGGTTCACTCGTCTACGACCCCGAGGTCGTCTTCTCCTACCGCCGCCACAGCGCATCGGTGAGTTCGGTGCAGGCCGTCGACGGACGGCGCTTCGACGAGGAGAACCGCTTCTTCGCGGGGGAGGCGCAGCGGTGCGCCGAACGCGACTGGCCGAAGGCGGCGCGGGCTGCCCGGCTTCACGCGACGTCGAGGTTGAATCACCTGCAGGCGCGGGTGGGTGCGGGGGTCGGCAAGCTCACCCGCGGGTAG
- the galE gene encoding UDP-glucose 4-epimerase GalE — MRVLVSGGAGYIGSHTVIQLVSAGHDVVIVDDFSNAKPTVVGRLEALSGHSIPVHAFDLADVDKTEHFFAHEDVDAVIHFAGYKAVGESVAKPLDYYQNNLGTTFSLLRAMERHDVHTLVFSSSATVYGADPDLPMTEDLPTSATNPYGWTKVMIEQVLRDVAASSDAWRIAALRYFNPVGAHPSGQIGEDPSGIPNNLMPFVAQVAVGRREKLSVFGDDYDTPDGTGVRDYIHVDDLAAGHVAALDRISTGDTGMSTWNLGTGQGVSVLEVVHAFEKASGKPIPYEIAPRRPGDIAASYADPTRANADLNWHATKTIDDMCVDTWRWQSENPTGYPDA, encoded by the coding sequence ATGCGCGTACTCGTCAGCGGCGGCGCGGGCTACATCGGCTCGCACACCGTGATCCAGCTGGTCTCCGCCGGTCATGACGTCGTCATCGTCGACGACTTCAGCAACGCCAAGCCCACCGTCGTCGGTCGGCTCGAGGCGCTGAGCGGTCACTCGATCCCGGTGCACGCCTTCGACCTGGCGGATGTGGACAAGACGGAACACTTCTTCGCCCACGAGGACGTCGACGCGGTCATCCACTTCGCCGGGTACAAGGCGGTCGGCGAATCGGTGGCCAAGCCGCTGGACTACTACCAGAACAACCTCGGCACCACGTTCTCGCTGCTGCGGGCGATGGAACGCCATGACGTTCACACGCTGGTGTTCTCGTCGTCGGCGACCGTCTACGGTGCGGACCCCGACCTACCGATGACCGAAGACCTCCCGACGTCGGCCACCAACCCGTACGGCTGGACGAAGGTGATGATCGAGCAGGTGCTGCGCGACGTCGCGGCCAGTTCCGACGCCTGGCGGATCGCCGCCCTGCGCTATTTCAACCCGGTGGGCGCGCACCCGAGCGGTCAGATCGGCGAGGACCCGTCGGGCATCCCGAACAACCTGATGCCGTTCGTCGCGCAGGTCGCGGTGGGCCGGCGCGAGAAGTTGTCGGTGTTCGGCGACGACTACGACACCCCCGACGGCACCGGTGTCCGCGACTACATCCACGTCGACGACCTCGCCGCCGGGCACGTCGCCGCTCTGGACCGGATCAGCACGGGCGACACCGGCATGTCGACCTGGAACCTCGGGACCGGACAGGGCGTCTCGGTCCTGGAAGTGGTGCACGCCTTCGAAAAGGCCAGCGGCAAGCCGATTCCGTACGAGATCGCTCCCCGCCGACCCGGTGACATCGCCGCGTCATACGCCGATCCCACCCGGGCCAACGCCGACCTGAATTGGCACGCCACCAAGACCATCGACGACATGTGCGTCGACACGTGGCGCTGGCAGTCCGAGAACCCGACGGGCTACCCCGACGCCTGA
- a CDS encoding DUF2304 domain-containing protein, producing the protein MIWFQVLAIIGLLALVGFFVVNRGTARSSAGVKILFVAFVGFGLYAMLRQDDVTWVANKIGIQRGLDLVLFLLVIAFAFTTVSTYLRFRDLEVKYARLARAIALQNAEKPEPPQSAS; encoded by the coding sequence ATGATCTGGTTCCAGGTCCTCGCGATCATCGGACTGCTCGCGCTCGTCGGCTTCTTCGTCGTCAACCGCGGCACCGCACGGTCGTCGGCGGGGGTGAAGATCCTGTTCGTCGCGTTCGTGGGCTTCGGTCTCTACGCGATGCTGCGCCAGGACGACGTCACCTGGGTGGCCAACAAGATCGGCATCCAGCGCGGCCTCGACCTCGTGCTGTTCCTCCTGGTCATCGCGTTCGCGTTCACCACGGTGTCGACGTACCTACGGTTCCGCGACCTCGAGGTGAAATACGCCCGCCTCGCCCGCGCGATCGCGTTGCAGAACGCGGAGAAGCCGGAGCCTCCGCAGAGTGCGTCCTGA